DNA sequence from the Amycolatopsis sp. Hca4 genome:
GTACGCCGGGTGGGCTGGCAGCCTGGCGCCCTCCGGCCCCGAGACCACCTGTGGAGAGGAAAACCGATGCGAAGAACGAAAGTGATCGCCGTCCTGGTCGCTTTGCTGACCTCGCTGTTCGTCAGTACACCGGCACAGGCTTCCCCGGACGACTGGTGCGGCAGCGCGTGCGACAACGAGAACCCCAACACCTTCGTGGTGCACCCGCCGGGCGGGCCGGCCAACTGGTACAAGTGCTCCGGCGACGCGCGGACGGTGGACGCGATCGGCCCGAACGAGAACGCCGATCTGGCGTTCTGGGGAGTGACGATCCAGCTGCGGTACAGCCCGAGGTGCCGGACCGTCTGGGCGAGGGCGTTCGGCCTCCAGCGCAGTGACACGTTGTGGGTCAAGAGAAACCCGAACACGTCCTACCAGGACAGCTCGTTCGACGTGGAGTACCCCTACAACACCGACTACCTCAACGGGGCGAACTCCATGTGGTCGATGATGCTCAACGACGCCGACCAGTGGTCCGTGGCCTGCTTCACCCCCCGCGCTCACGGAACCGCGCACCACATCTGCACCCGCAACCCGTACTGACCCCCCTGGCCGGACCGGTCCTGGCCGCAGCCGCCGGCCAGGTTCCGGGCGGCCGCGTCGCGGTCTCGACGCCGAGCGCCGTGGTCATCCGGCGGACCGGGACGCCGTCAGCGCACCGGATCCGAGGAGGGCCGCGCCCAGCGGCGTCTTGGTGTGCAGCACCGCCACGCCCTCGCGGCAGGTCGAGATGAGCCCGGCGTCCCGGAGCACCCCCGTGTGCCGGCTGACGGACGACAGCGACGTGCCGAGCCGGTGCGCCAGTTCGGTTGTCGTCGCCCCGTTGCCGACGGCCATCAGCACCGCGGCGCGGGTGGAGCCGAGCAAGGTCGCCAACGCCCGGTCCGAAGAGCGGCTTGCGGCCAGCGGGCACTTCCAGACGTAGTCGTGGTTGACCGGGTACACCAAAGTGGGACGCAGGCCGGGGTCGGCCAAGGCCATCGGTACGCGCCGGCAGAAGTACGACGGCACCAGCAGCAGACCGCGGCCGCCGAGACGCAGGTCGCGATCGATGTCGTAGTGGACCTCCAGCACCGGCGGTCGCCAGCGCATCAGCGGCCGCATGCTCAGGAGCAGCCCTTCGACGCCGCTGTCCAGCAGCACTCTGGACCGGTGGGCCCGATCGAGCTCCATGGCCGCGTCGATGCAATCGCTGTGCGGCTCGATCGCCACCCGGTGGTAGGCCGCGAGGGCGTCACCGAGGTTTTCCAGCAGTTCCGCGTCCCCGGCGGCCAGCGAGTGCACCCACCCGGGCAGCGGCGCGCTCGCCGACAGCAGCTGCAGCTCCCGGCGCAACCGGCTGCGCGGTGTGGCACGGATGGCGTCGATCGCCGGTTTCAGCCCCAGCGCGCCCTCGGGAGGCGTGAGGAAGTCGGGAAAGTACGGGCCGAGCGGGCTCAGCGTGCGCAGGATCTGCAGTCCGGCCTTGATTTCCCTGACCTGTTCGGCACCGCGTACCCGCCGTACCCACGGCTCGAACACCGGTTTCCTGTCCCGTTCGTGGAGCCGGAGCCGGCTGAACACCATCTCCCAAACCGGATCGACGCCACCGGCCACCCGAGTGCGAGCGAGGTCCTCGGGTTCGAAGTGAATCCGCAACATCGTCTGCCTCCGCGGGGAGGCCGCGTCTCCCCGGGCGAGCTCTCCCAGCAGGTCCATCGGACGGAGCGGCCGCCACGTTTCAAACCGCAGGCCACGCCGCCGACGATCCCGCGTGACCAGCGGGTTTCCGCTCAGGTGCAAGGGAATGGCCGGTCACGGAGCACCGGTCCATGCTGGGCTTCGTGGCGGTGCGCCACCAGAGGCCGAAACAGCCGGAGGGAGAACAATGAAGAATTTGCCGAAGATCGCGCTCACCACGGCCGGGATCGCCGCACTCGGCCTGGCGGTCGGCGCCCCGGCGGCAGCAGGGGAAAACCCCTCGGCGGGGAGTGCGACCATCCTCGCCGGTTGCGGAGCCCAGTTCGACGACGTCACGGTCGACGGCGGCCAGGCGGCGTGGAACCTGGTCTGCGCATCGGGCGGGATCACCATCGGCGGCTGGGTGAAGGACACCAAAGCGGACGGCAAGTGCGCCTACATCAAGGCGTTCGCCGGCAACGGCGAGAGCCGGGTTCCGCTCGCCAAGGCGTGCCCCAAGAACACCGTCACCCAGTTCAGCTGGCGGGTCGAGAACTCCAACGAAATCCGCGCGTACTTGTTCGTCGCGTAGCCCGGAACGGGGAACGGTCATGTCCGGATCCGGCTAGCGCCGGCCGCCCCGGATCCCCTAAACCTGAGGGCATGACGACTTTCTCGGCCGTGGTCACGACGGGCATCTACTGCCGTCCCGGGTGCGGGGCGAAGCCGCTCGCGGAGAACGTGCAGACGTTCGAGCTGGCCGCCGAGGCCGAGGCGGCGGGGTTCCGGGCCTGCCTGCGCTGCCGCCCGTACCGCGTGGCAGGCCCGGTCGCCGCCGACGCGCCGGAGCTGGTCTGCCGCGCGGTGCAGCTGATCATCGCCGGGGTGCTGGACACCGGGACCGAGGCGGCCCTCGGCGCGCGGCTGGCGGTGTCGCCGCGGCACCTGCGCCGGCTCTTCCGGGAGCACCTCGGCGTGACGCCGGACGGGCTGGCCCGCTCGCGGCGGGCGCACTTCGCGCGCCGCCTGCTCGACGACTCCGACCTGACCGTCGCCGACATCGCGTTCGCGTCCGGGTTCGGCAGCCTCCGCCAGTTCAACCGGGACATGAAGCTGGTCTTCCGCGCCTCCCCGGTCGAGTTGCGCAACCGGCGCCGCAAGGCCGACCGGCTCGCCGCGGACGGCGGGCTGGTGATGCGGCTGCCGTTCTCGCCGCCCCTGCACTGGGAGGCGCTGAGCGCGTTCCTGGCCGAGCGCGCGGTCCCCGGCGTGGAGTCGGTGCGGGACGGCGTCTACCGCCGCACGATCAGCCTCGACGGCGAGGCGGGCGTCATCGAGGTGACGCGCGGGGGCGACGACCACCTGCTGCTCACCGCGCACATGCCGTTCTGGGAAGGCCTCATCCACGTCGTCGACCGCGTCGGGCGGGTGTTCGGCGTCGACGCCGACCCGGCACCGGCCGAAGCCGCGCTCGCCGCCGACCCGGTGCTCGGCCCGCTGCTGCGCGCCCGGCCCGGCCTGCGGGTGCCCGGGGCGTGGGGGCCCTTCGAGATCGCCGTGGCGGCCGTGCTCGGCCAGCACAGCGGCCGCACGCGGGTGCGGCGGCAGCTGGCCGGGCTGGTCGAGGCGGCGGGCCGGCCGGTGCCGGGCCTGGAACACGGCCTCACCCACCTGTTCCCGTCGGCCGCGACCCTGGCCAAGGCGGACCTGACCGGGGCCCGGCTGTCCGCGGCGACCGAGCGGACGCTGCGCACGTTCGCCGCCGCGGTGGCCGCCGACGAGCACCTGCTCGACGCGAGCGCGAGCCTGGCCGGCTGCACCGCGGCGCTGACCGCCGTGCCCGGCATCGAGCCGACCACCGCCCAGGCGATCGCGCTGCGGCTGGGCCACGCCGACGCCTTCCCGGGGCTCACCCTCGGGACGGCGTCGCGCGGACTCGACCCCGCCGCCTGGCACCCCTGGCGCGCCTTCGCCGCCACCCACCTGATCGCCGCCGGTGTGTCCACATCGGCCGGTTGACCACCGAGAAGGAGAACGGATGTCCACGAACCGGCGGGAACTCGCCGAGGAACTGCGTGCCCTGCACGAGGGCACGCTGGTGCTGCCGAACGCCTGGGACGCCGCCAGCGCGGCCCTCATCGCGCGGGCCGGCGCCCCGGCGATCGCCACCACCAGCGGCGGGGTCGCCTGGTCCGCGGGACGCCCCGACGGGCACGGCCTGACGCGCGAGGAGATGGCGGCGCTGGTCGCGCGGATCGTCCGGGTCGTCGACGTCCCGGTGACCGCCGACATCGAGGGCGGCTACGACGACGTCGCGGCCACCGTCCGCGCGGTCGTCGAAGCCGGCGCGGTGGGGATCAACCTGGAGGATTCGACCGCCCCCGGCGGCCCGCTGTTCGACGCCCCGGCGCAGGCCGAGCGGATCCGCGCCGCCCGCGAAGCGGCGACGGCGGCCGGCCTGCCCGAGCTGTGGCTCAACATCCGCACCGACGTCCACCTGTTCGGCATCGGCGCACCCGAGGGCCGGCTGGACGACGTCCTGACCCGCGCGGGCGCCTACGCCGCCGCGGGCGCGGACAGCCTCTTCGTGCCCGGCCTGGTCGACCTGGACACGCTCGAGGTACTGGTGAAGGAGAGCCCGCTGCCGGTCAACGTCATGGTGTGGCCGGGCGCGCCGACGGTCGCGGAGCTGGCCGCGATCGGCGTCCGCCGGATCAGCGTCGGCACGGCGATCGCGCAGGCCGCCTACGCCGTCGCCCAGCGGGCCGCGGCCGAACTGCTCGAACACGGCACTTACACCGCTTTGGAGGGCGGTGTCGACTTCGGCGCGATCAACAGCGCGGTGTCCGGCTGAGTTCGGCACCAAGGCTTTCCCGGACGGCTAACCGGCGTCCCGGCGGGCCACCACCCGGTAGGCGTTGGACCACCCGCGCCGCCGGACGAGCGGCGCGGTGATCCGGTCCACGAGCGAGGCCAGCACGAACACCGGCACGCACGCGACGAACGTGGCTTTGCGCAGGATCCGCCGCCACCGTGCCGGCGGGGTGGCCCGCCACGGAAGGTCCTCCCCGGCGATGGTCAGCGCGTTGACCACCATGAGCGCGGCGGCCAGCACGTCGATCGCGGCGTGCGGCTCGCCGCGCTGCTCGGCGACCACCGTGAACCCGTGGGCCGCCAGCTCCGCGCGGAGGTTGCCGATCGGCATCAGGTTCAGGTGCTGGGGCTGCAGCCACGGCATCCACCACCGGCCGAGCACCCCCGCCCAGCGGCATTCCGGATCGGGCAGCTCGATCGCCAGCAGGCCGCCCGGCCGCAGCACCGTTCCCGCCGCCGCCAGCTCTCGCCGGGGGTCCGTGGTGTGTTCGAGGTAGTGGTACATGCTGACCACGTCGTAGCGCCTGGCGAGGTCCTCGGCCAGGTCCACGAACGAGCCCTGGTAACCGGTCCGGATCCGGCCCTCCCGGCGCGCCAGCTCGACCGCGTCGCCGAGGTCGAGACCGTCGAACGCGACACCGGGCAGCACCGCGGCGGCTTCCTGGCAGAAGTGCCCGTGTCCCATGCCGACGTCGAGCCACTCGCCCGCGGCGCCGGTGTCCCGGACCAGCTCGGCCCGGGAGCGGTAACCCGCCCGGTTGCTCTCGAACATCCCGGTCATGTTCTGTTCGCCGAGCCCGTCGTAGCAGTCCCGGTAGTACAGCTCGAGCCCGGCCGGGTTCAGCCGCGGGTTCTGGAAGACGTGCCCGCAGTCCCGGCATTCGTCGAGCACGAACCGGCCCGGCTTGTGCTGCAGCAGGTCCGTCGTGCGCACCCGGGCACTGAGTGCCTCCGAGGCACACCACGGACAGCTGGTGCGGCGGGGCTCGAAGAACCGGTCCACGCCACCGGCCAGGTCAGCCAGGTAGGCCGGACGGCGCAAGGCGACCGGATCGGCGGGGACGTCGTCCTCGATCATGGAGGCGGAGCCTAGTGCGCGGACCACCGTGCGGTGCACCGTCGAACGGACGAACATGGCCTTGAGTTCCGCACTGGCTGCAGTCCACAAGGGACTGGTTCACGCGGCGGCCGTACTGGGCTCCGTCCGGTGGGCGGCCGCGTAGTGCGCGGTGCCGATCGCCCCGGCGACCGCCAGGACGAACCCCGCCACCGCCGCGGCGGTGAAGCCCTCGCGGACGCGGTCGTTCAGCACCACCACGCCGATGAGCGAAGACACCGCCGTGTTGGTGGTGAACATGATCGCGGTGACCGCCGTCGCCCGGCCGCGTTGCAGGGCCATCGCGAACGCCACCGCCGCCACCAGCCCGTTGGCGATCATCGCCCACAGCGCCGGTTCCAGGGCGAGGCGCCAGACCGGCCCGGACACGTCGAGCGTCCGCGCCGCGACCCCGACGGTGCTGAACCCCAGCCCGGCGCAGAACCCCAGCACCATCGGCGTCCAGCGGCCGTCCCCGCGCTGGGCGGTGAACGCGATCGCCGCGATCACCACCGCCACCCCCACCAGCAGCAGTTTCCACCCGGGCGGCAGCAGGCGCGCGGGGCCCGGATCCGCGGACAGGCCGAGCAGGACCAGCCCGGTCGCCCCCACCCCCAGTGCGGCCCAGCCGGCACCCGCCAGCCGGACGCCGAGGATCGCGGAGATCGTCGCGGTCACGCCGACGCTGAACGCCAGGACCGACTGGACGAGGAACAGCGGCAGGCGGTGCAGGGCGGCCGCGGCGAAGACGAACCCGAGCAGGTCGACCCCCACCCCGAGGAAGTAGAGCGGCTGCCGGCGCAGCGCGACCAGGTCCTGGGGTGAGCCGCCGAAGGCGCCGGCCCGCCGGACCCCGGCCGACTCCAGGATGGAGCCGCTGCCCGAGGCGATGGCGGCCAGCACGGCGAGGACGTATCCGAAGAGCACCGCCCGAGTGTGCCAGCCCGGCCACAGCCGGCCCGGCGGCGACCCCGGCACCGGCGGCGATCAAGTCCGGTCGCCGCCCCGGAAACCGCCCGGTGCGGCACCGAAGTGGCGCTTGAAGGCGTGCGAAAACGCGAAGGACGAGGTGTAGCCGACCTTCGCGGCGATCGACGGCAGCGCCAGGTCGGTCTCCTGCAGCAGCCGGGCCGCCGTCGTGAGCCGCCACCAGGTCAGGTACGCCAT
Encoded proteins:
- a CDS encoding DUF2690 domain-containing protein, producing the protein MRRTKVIAVLVALLTSLFVSTPAQASPDDWCGSACDNENPNTFVVHPPGGPANWYKCSGDARTVDAIGPNENADLAFWGVTIQLRYSPRCRTVWARAFGLQRSDTLWVKRNPNTSYQDSSFDVEYPYNTDYLNGANSMWSMMLNDADQWSVACFTPRAHGTAHHICTRNPY
- a CDS encoding class I SAM-dependent methyltransferase; this translates as MIEDDVPADPVALRRPAYLADLAGGVDRFFEPRRTSCPWCASEALSARVRTTDLLQHKPGRFVLDECRDCGHVFQNPRLNPAGLELYYRDCYDGLGEQNMTGMFESNRAGYRSRAELVRDTGAAGEWLDVGMGHGHFCQEAAAVLPGVAFDGLDLGDAVELARREGRIRTGYQGSFVDLAEDLARRYDVVSMYHYLEHTTDPRRELAAAGTVLRPGGLLAIELPDPECRWAGVLGRWWMPWLQPQHLNLMPIGNLRAELAAHGFTVVAEQRGEPHAAIDVLAAALMVVNALTIAGEDLPWRATPPARWRRILRKATFVACVPVFVLASLVDRITAPLVRRRGWSNAYRVVARRDAG
- a CDS encoding AlkA N-terminal domain-containing protein; the encoded protein is MTTFSAVVTTGIYCRPGCGAKPLAENVQTFELAAEAEAAGFRACLRCRPYRVAGPVAADAPELVCRAVQLIIAGVLDTGTEAALGARLAVSPRHLRRLFREHLGVTPDGLARSRRAHFARRLLDDSDLTVADIAFASGFGSLRQFNRDMKLVFRASPVELRNRRRKADRLAADGGLVMRLPFSPPLHWEALSAFLAERAVPGVESVRDGVYRRTISLDGEAGVIEVTRGGDDHLLLTAHMPFWEGLIHVVDRVGRVFGVDADPAPAEAALAADPVLGPLLRARPGLRVPGAWGPFEIAVAAVLGQHSGRTRVRRQLAGLVEAAGRPVPGLEHGLTHLFPSAATLAKADLTGARLSAATERTLRTFAAAVAADEHLLDASASLAGCTAALTAVPGIEPTTAQAIALRLGHADAFPGLTLGTASRGLDPAAWHPWRAFAATHLIAAGVSTSAG
- a CDS encoding isocitrate lyase/phosphoenolpyruvate mutase family protein translates to MSTNRRELAEELRALHEGTLVLPNAWDAASAALIARAGAPAIATTSGGVAWSAGRPDGHGLTREEMAALVARIVRVVDVPVTADIEGGYDDVAATVRAVVEAGAVGINLEDSTAPGGPLFDAPAQAERIRAAREAATAAGLPELWLNIRTDVHLFGIGAPEGRLDDVLTRAGAYAAAGADSLFVPGLVDLDTLEVLVKESPLPVNVMVWPGAPTVAELAAIGVRRISVGTAIAQAAYAVAQRAAAELLEHGTYTALEGGVDFGAINSAVSG
- a CDS encoding helix-turn-helix transcriptional regulator, whose translation is MFEPWVRRVRGAEQVREIKAGLQILRTLSPLGPYFPDFLTPPEGALGLKPAIDAIRATPRSRLRRELQLLSASAPLPGWVHSLAAGDAELLENLGDALAAYHRVAIEPHSDCIDAAMELDRAHRSRVLLDSGVEGLLLSMRPLMRWRPPVLEVHYDIDRDLRLGGRGLLLVPSYFCRRVPMALADPGLRPTLVYPVNHDYVWKCPLAASRSSDRALATLLGSTRAAVLMAVGNGATTTELAHRLGTSLSSVSRHTGVLRDAGLISTCREGVAVLHTKTPLGAALLGSGALTASRSAG